From one Solanum lycopersicum chromosome 12, SLM_r2.1 genomic stretch:
- the LOC101255378 gene encoding WD repeat-containing protein ATCSA-1 produces MWKEIGDREFGKLRPNLFSNRIKSARIASIQLSNYKDIISPHRGSVNSLQVDLTEGRYLLSSASDASVAVYDVQRATDYDESGLIAKHKHILLVDKQHEQGHKYAISTANWYPIDTGLFITGSYDHYVNVWDTNTTQVVVNFKMPGKVYNTAMSPVATSHMLIAAGTEDVQVRLCDISSGAFAHTLSGHRDGVMSVEWSASSEWVLITGGCDGAIRFWDIRRAGCFRVLDQSHNQLGRRPSLLTRSTASKGSTLKPSSGGPNSSAKGRPSQKKMGNSASIKHSAIARQVRGFGKQRLHPGMLSSQDRATAHYGAVNGLKVTNDGMYLLSAGSDSRLRLWDIDTGCNTLVNFETSRLQATKATQLAISHDSTLVFVPCMSTTKAFDLWSGKKMMDLRGHYENVNCCLYNSLDQELLTGGNDRKILVWSPSRTTTEELEGREGQAFAIDQDNWSD; encoded by the exons ATGTGGAAGGAGATCGGAGACAGAGAATTTGGCAAGCTTCGCCCTAATTTATTCAGCAATCGTATTAAGTCGGCTAGAATCGCTTCTATTCAACTCTCCAACTACAAAGATATCATTTCTCCTCACCGTGGCTCCGTCAACTCCCTTCAG GTTGATTTGACAGAGGGACGATATCTGTTATCCTCTGCTTCGGATGCATCAGTTGCTGTTTATGATGTCCAACGTGCAACTGATTACGATGAGAGTGGTCTGATTGCAAAGCATAAACACATACTTTTGGTTGACAAGCAACATGAGCAGGGCCACAAATATGCCATTTCCACAGCCAACTGGTATCCAATTGACACGGGACTTTTTATTACAGGCTCTTATGATCATTATGTTAATGTCTGGGATACTAATACAACACAG GTGGTAGTCAATTTCAAAATGCCTGGGAAAGTGTACAATACTGCCATGTCTCCGGTGGCAACATCACACATGTTAATTGCTGCTGGAACTGAAGATGTTCAAGTTCGTCTTTGTGATATTTCTTCGGGTGCATTTGCTCATACATTATCTGGCCATCGTG ATGGAGTAATGTCGGTTGAATGGTCTGCTTCTAGTGAGTGGGTTTTGATAACAGGGGGATGCGATGGCGCGATTCGCTTTTGGGACATCAGGCGTGCAGGATGTTTTCGTGTTTTGGATCAGTCTCATAATCAGCTTGGAAGACGCCCATCTCTTCTTACACGATCCACTGCAAGCAAG GGTTCCACACTGAAACCATCTTCCGGAGGCCCAAATTCATCTGCAAAAGGCCGTCCATCTCAGAAAAAAATGGGAAACAGTGCGAGTATCAAACACTCTGCAATTGCTAGACAAGTGAGGGGGTTTGGGAAGCAGCGACTGCATCCAGGGATGCTCTCTAGTCAGGATAGAGCCACTGCTCATTATGGTGCTGTCAATGGATTAAAAGTGACCAATGATGGAATGTATCTCCTTAGTGCAG GTTCTGATTCTAGATTAAGGTTATGGGATATTGATACTGGTTGCAATACACTTGTGAACTTTGAAACATCACGACTCCAGGCCACAAAAGCTACACAGTTAGCCATATCTCATGATTCAACACTTGTATTTGTGCCATGCATGTCAACTACTAAG GCGTTTGATTTGTGGTCGGGCAAAAAGATGATGGATTTACGTGGCCACTATGAGAATGTGAACTGTTGTCTGTACAATTCACTGGACCAg GAACTATTGACAGGTGGTAATGACAGGAAAATTCTTGTGTGGTCTCCAAGTAGAACCACTACTGAGGAATTG GAAGGGAGGGAAGGGCAAGCTTTTGCGATCGACCAAGATAATTGGAGCGACTGA
- the LOC101255973 gene encoding U-box domain-containing protein 4, which yields METEVQSNFTYMGRTFTGLGINESSSAFSDCNSDRSGEFPTTSSQSRRLLIACASDNYNSDELIQQLVSDLESNSIDVQKQAAMEIRLLAKNKPENRLKIARAGAIKPLISLISSTDLQLQEYGVTAVLNLSLCDENKELIAESGAIKPLVRALKIGNSTAKENSACALLRLSQIEENKIAIGRSGAIPPLVNLLEAGNFRGKKDASTALFCLCTVKENKIRAVQAGVMKPLVELMADFSSNMVDKSAFVMSVLISMVEARAAVVEEGGIPVLVEIVEVGSQRQKEIAAAILLQLCEDSVSYRTMVAREGAIPPLVALSQSGTNRAKQKAETLIGLLRQPRSGNAAATTPGRGSDVSF from the exons ATGGAAACAGAAGTTCAATCTAATTTCACTTATATGGGAAGAACATTTACCGGTCTCGGAATTAATGAATCTTCGTCTGCTTTCAGCGACTGCAATAGCGATAGATCCGGTGAGTTTCCGACGACTTCTTCTCAAAGCCGGCGGTTATTAATTGCGTGTGCGTCGGATAATTATAACTCCGATGAATTGATTCAACAACTTGTTTCCGATCTCGAATCGAATTCTATCGATGTGCAAAAACAAGCCGCAATGGAGATTAGGCTATTAGCGAAGAATAAACCGGAGAATCGTTTGAAAATTGCTAGAGCCGGAGCGATTAAGCCGTTAATTTCGCTTATCTCTTCCACTGATCTTCAGCTTCAAGAGTACGGTGTTACGGCGGTGCTGAATTTATCTCTCTGCGATGAAAACAAGGAGCTTATCGCAGAATCAGGAGCGATTAAACCGTTAGTTCGAGCTTTGAAAATTGGAAACTCAACTGCGAAAGAGAATTCCGCTTGTGCTCTGCTTCGATTATCGCAAATTGAAGAGAATAAAATCGCGATCGGAAGGTCCGGTGCGATACCTCCATTAGTGAACCTTCTAGAAGCCGGCAATTTCCGCGGGAAAAAGGACGCATCAACTGCTCTGTTTTGCCTATGTACGGTGAAGGAGAACAAAATTAGAGCGGTACAAGCCGGGGTTATGAAACCGTTAGTTGAATTAATGGCGGATTTCAGTTCAAATATGGTTGATAAATCCGCGTTTGTGATGAGCGTTTTGATATCAATGGTAGAAGCAAGGGCGGCGGTGGTGGAGGAAGGCGGAATACCGGTGCTGGTGGAGATCGTGGAGGTCGGGTCACAGCGGCAGAAGGAAATCGCGGCGGCGATATTGTTGCAACTGTGTGAAGATAGCGTTAGTTACCGTACAATGGTGGCTCGAGAAGGCGCAATTCCACCATTGGTTGCTTTGTCACAGTCTGGTACAAATCGCGCCAAACAAAAg GCGGAGACACTGATTGGTTTGTTACGGCAACCAAGATCCGGTAACGCCGCTGCAACAACACCAGGCAGAGGTTCTGATGTGTCGTTTTGA
- the LOC104645197 gene encoding uncharacterized protein → MIGKHYQALVQLQKKSSKRSKNSTYNPYANRGLDKFSKLLANLEDKKQKIYSESNDISFVRFVFSNSNSIKPIVIRVKDKNQTSSSDIDDDKQMIKKTMQEVSSNISEERKVESKRRKYFRNLRLANLKKPTYYLPLAIILILVFLAVYGRCFAILCTSIGWYVIPIIKASSRRTKRRHVKKLSEENVTLCEGPIFPRSVMNGPKDHKLVARKHVHM, encoded by the coding sequence ATGATAGGGAAACATTATCAAGCCCTTGTTCAActccaaaaaaaatcatcaaaaagaagcaaaaatagTACATACAATCCTTATGCTAATCGTGGCCTAGACAAATTTTCGAAACTCTTAGCCAATCTTGaagacaaaaaacaaaaaatttattcagAATCAAATGATATCTCTTTCGTACGATTTGTTTTCTCGAATTCAAATTCAATCAAGCCTATTGTTATCAGAGTGAAGGACAAAAACCAAACGTCGTCTAGTGACATTGATGATGACAAGCAAATGATCAAGAAGACTATGCAAGAGGTTTCATCAAATATTTCAGAAGAACGAAAAGTGGAATCTAAGAGAAGGAAATATTTTAGGAATTTGAGGTTAGCAAATTTGAAGAAGCCAACTTATTACTTGCCATTAGCTATAATCTTGATATTGGTTTTTTTAGCTGTTTACGGGAGGTGTTTTGCAATATTGTGTACATCAATTGGATGGTACGTTATTCCGATCATAAAAGCTAGCTCAAGAAGGACAAAGAGGAGGCATGTGAAAAAATTGAGTGAAGAAAATGTAACATTATGTGAAGGGCCAATATTTCCAAGAAGTGTAATGAATGGACCAAAAGATCATAAATTGGTTGCTAGGAAACATGTCCATATGTGA